TTTTCATGTCCACTTCTTCCTCTCCGTTGACGATTTCTCTCCATCCTATTCCAGCCAAAGTAATTTGCCCATTGGCATCCACCCATTTTTTCCGAATTGAGGGAACAGGCGGGCAGTACGCCGTGCCATATTTTAATGGTTTGATATACCTTATAAAGAATTTTCGAAGATAGATTTTGGGGGGAGAGCGGTGACGAAATGCTGGTTAACATGCGCACGTTGCGGGAAGCAAAAACCGCTTGCTTCACTCACCGGAACTTGTGAATGCAGTGGAGTTTTATTAGTTGAATACGATCTTGAACTGGCATCGAAAACCTTTACGAAGGAGGGGATTCTCCAACGACCTTCCACCATGTGGAGATATAGCGATATGCTGCCTGTGCAGCAGACCAGATCGATCGTATCGTTGGGGGAAGGATGGACTCCTTTGATTCGAATCAATCAAGAACAGCAGATCCTCCCTGTGAAGGAATTGTGGGTAAAACGTGAGGAGCAGAACCCAACGGCCAGTTTTAAAGCACGCGGATTTTCTACCGCGATTTCACTTCTGAACGAACATGGAGTAAAAAAAGTGGCAGTTCCCTCGAACGGAAATGCTGCCTCTGCGTTGGCTGCCTATGCGGCTCACGCCGGTATGCAATCGTATGTGTTTGTACCGCAAGATTGTCCGGAAATGATTATCGACGAATGCCTTTATTATGGAGCCCACACGTACAAGGTAGACGGATACATTCATGATGCAGCCCGTATTATCCAGGATGGCAGTGTGGAACAAGGCTGGTTCAATGTAGGAACATTGCGGGAACCCGGCCGCGTGGAAGGCAAGAAAACGATGGGATTCGAATTGGCCGAACAGATGAACTGGATTTTGCCGGATGTGATTGTCTACCCAACAGGCGGAGGCTCTGGCATTATCGGCTTGTGGAAGGCGTTTCACGAATTGAAATCGCTGGGGATGCTTTCGGGCGATTTGCCCCGTTTCGTTAGTGTCCAAGAGGCGGGATGCCAACCGATTGTCGATGCCATACGGTCCCAAACGAATTATAAACCGTTTCCGCCGGAAAAGGTGACGGCCAGTCCGACCGGTATGCGTGTGCCAGAACCTCCCGCCGGCTCGCTTATCGTATCGATT
The sequence above is a segment of the Effusibacillus dendaii genome. Coding sequences within it:
- a CDS encoding threonine synthase — translated: MTKCWLTCARCGKQKPLASLTGTCECSGVLLVEYDLELASKTFTKEGILQRPSTMWRYSDMLPVQQTRSIVSLGEGWTPLIRINQEQQILPVKELWVKREEQNPTASFKARGFSTAISLLNEHGVKKVAVPSNGNAASALAAYAAHAGMQSYVFVPQDCPEMIIDECLYYGAHTYKVDGYIHDAARIIQDGSVEQGWFNVGTLREPGRVEGKKTMGFELAEQMNWILPDVIVYPTGGGSGIIGLWKAFHELKSLGMLSGDLPRFVSVQEAGCQPIVDAIRSQTNYKPFPPEKVTASPTGMRVPEPPAGSLIVSILRETDGTAVAVDRDEIRAAQIAMGAQGISASPEGSATLAGTIRLIESGWIGRNERVVLFNTSHAIKYWPYTSSSSVPIVKNYEEWVRLTSPQLKEGAMK